GGCGAACCGGACCGGGAGGTGCCTGCCGGGGAGGAGTACAGGCTGCAGCCGCGAACCCTGGCCCTGCTGGCGGCAGTGGCACCGGAGGTTCCATAGGAGGGCGACAGGCTCTATCATGTCGCCAATCGAGTCGCTAGGCAGGCAGGAGGATCGATGGAAGGCAACGCCACCGTAGGTCAGCTGCTACACGAGAAGGGCTACGAGGTGTGGACGACCTCGCCCTCTACGCCCGTCTTCGATGCTCTCGAGGAGATGGCGCGCCGCAACGTCGGGGCCCTCGTGGTCGTGAACGGCGAGCGGATCGCAGGCGTCTTCTCGGAGCGGGACTACGCTCGCAAGATCATCCTCGCCGGCCGGAGTTCGAAGGGGACGACGGTGGAGGAGATCATGACTCGAGAGGTCGTTACGGTGGGGCGCTCGGCCACGGTACGGGAGTGCCTCGAGCTGATGACGGAGAAGAGGGTGCGCCATCTGCCGGTCCTCGACGAGGGGCGACTGGTGGGTGTGGTCTCGATAGGTGACGCGGTGAAGTCGATCATCCGCGAGCAGGAATCGTTGATCGAGCAGTTGCAGACGTACATCACCGGCGCTATCTGACTTGGCTCGAGCGCGGCCATGGGCCCGCTCCGCGGGCGGGAGGGCTCGGTAGCTCGTCGCCGCAACGGTCCCGGCATTTACAGAGCTGGCTGCCGCTGGCGGCGACAATCGTCGGGGCGCCGTCGCACCGACCCGGAGGTGGCATGAGCGAACTCAAGGAGCGCTGGCACTACCAGGCCCCGTTGCCGCAGGGCGCGATCGAAGCCGGTCAGGTGATACTGCGGGACGGGACGACCGCGGAGCTACGGCCGGTATCCCCTGGCGACCGCGGCCTCATAGCCGAGTTCCTCTCGCGCACCTCCGCCGACGCCAGGAACCACCGCTTCTTCGGCGAGGTTTCCATGGGCGAGGCCGTCGAGCGGTTGCTCTCATCAGGTGACGTGGCCGAGCGGGCCGGTCTACTGGTTCTCGCCGGGCACGGCGCCGACGTTCGGGTCATAGCCCATGGCAGCTATGTGCGGGATGGCGAGGAGTCTGCCGAGATAGCTTTCATCGTCGACGACGCATACCAGGGGAAGGGCCTGGCGACTCTGCTGCTCGAGCGGCTCGCGCTCATCGCCGCCCGCAACGGCATCCGCTGCTTCCGGGCACCCACCGAAACGGGCAACGTACGCATGCGCGACGTCTTCAGGAGCAGCGGCTTCACGGTTAGCGAGTCGCATGGTGACGGCCAGATCGAAGCGAGCCTCTCCCTGGAGCCGAGCGAAAGGAGCGTGGAACAGGCCGAGACGCGCGAGCGAGTCGCGACGGTGGCCTCGCTGCAGGCGTTCATGAAGCCGAGGAGCGTCGCGCTCGTGGGCGCTTCCCGGGACCCGGCCAGCATCAGCTTCCGCATCCTCCACAACCTTGTGCTCGACCGCTTCGACGGTCCCGTTTACCCGGTCAATCCTCGGGCTTCGGTGGTCGCTTCGATGCCGGCCTACGAGAGCGTGGGCTCCATCCCGGGACCGGTGGACCTGGCCATAGTCGCCGTCCCCAGCAGCGCTGTCCTGCAGGTTGCCCGGGAGTGCGGGGAGAAGGGGGTAAGAGCGCTTCTGGTCATCAGTGCGGGCTTCGCCGAGATAGGCGCCCAGGGCAAGCGGCTCCAGGAGGAGTTGCTGGGGATAACGAGGAGTTACGGCATGCGGCTTCTGGGGCCCAACTGTCTGGGGCTCATCAACACCGCGCCCGGGGTACGGCTCAACGCCAGCTTCGCGCCCTCGTTCCCACCTCACGGGCCGGTGGCGATGGCCTCACAGAGCGGCGCTCTAGGCTTGGCAGTGCTCGAGTACGCGGCCGAGCTGGGGATGGGGCTATCCAGCTTCGCGAGCCTGGGCAACAAGGCGGACGTCTCGGGGAACGACCTGATCCAGTACTGGGAAGACGATCCCGACACCCGAGTGATACTCCTCTACCTCGAGTCGTTCGGGAACCCTCGCCGGTTCGCCCGGCTCGCCCGCCGGGTAGGGCGAAGCAAGCCGATCGTAGTGGTGAAGGCGGGTCGAAGCGGTGCCGGAAGCCGGGCGGCCAGTTCGCACACGGCGGCTCTGGCGGCGAGTGAATCCGCCACCCAGGCGCTGTTCGAACAGACCGGATTGATCCGCGCCGAAACGCTCGAATCGATGTTCGACACGGCGTCGCTGCTCGCGTCACAACCGCTCCCTCAGGGTCCTCGGGTCGCCGTGGTGACCAACGCGGGCGGCCCGGGCATCCTGGCCGTGGACGGGCTCGAGGCGACAGGACTGGAGGCGCCCGAAGCGCCCGAGGGGTTGCGCGCGCGACTCCGAGAACTGCTGCCAGCGGCCGCCTCAACCGGCAACCCGATAGATATGATCGCCTCGGCCACCGCCCGGAATTACCGCGACGTTGTTTCGGCCACACTCGATGACGAGGGCTTCGACTCGGTTCTGGTCCTGTTCACTCCGATCGGTTTGGAAGACACCCATGAGGTGGCGCTGGCGGTTCGTGAGGCGGTGGGCGACGCACGCAGCAGGGGGAATGGAAAGCCGGTCCTCACCTGTTTCATGGGGCAGGACCCGGAGGAGCTAGCCCTGGGAGGAGAGCGCATCCCCAGCTACCGTTTCCCCGAAGCCGCCGCACAGGCGCTAGGGCGCGCCTACCGTTACGCCTCCTGGAAACGGTCGCCGATGGGTCGCATGCCCGAATTCCCGGGGCTTGCGCTGGGTGAAGCACGCGAACTGGTACGGGAGGTTCGAGAGCGTGGCGGCGGCTGGCTCTCGGCAGACGAGGTGCGGAGGCTTCTGAGCTCCTTCGGGCTTCCCCTGCTGGGTGAACGGCTGTGCGACACCGCCGAGGGAGCAGCCGCCGCGGCAGCCGAACTCGGTTTCCCCGTGGCCGTCAAGCTCGCCTCCCGAACGATCCTCCACAAGTCGGAGTGGGACGGCGTGAAACTCGGCCTCGACTCGACGGCCGAGGTGCAGGAGGCGTGCGCCGCCATCGAGGAGCGCCTGCGTGAGGCCGGCAGGCTCGAGGAACTGGACGGCTTCCTCGTTCAACAGATGGCGCCACCCGGCGTGGAACTGATGATCGGAGTGGCCCCGGATCCGCTGTTCGGTCCGCTCGTTGCGCTGGGCCTAGGCGGCATCCACGTGGAGGTGCTCCGCGACGTCGTTTTCCGCATCACGCCGTTGACCGACAGGGACGCCAGCCAGATGGTTCGCGGCATCAAGGGGTACCGCCTGCTCACCGGATTCCGCGGCGCGCCGCCTGCCGACCGCGAGGCGCTGGAGGAGGCGTTGTTGCGGGTGTCGCGGATGGTCGAGGAGTTGCCCGAAATCGCCGAACTCGACATCAATCCGGTGCGAGCGCTCGAACCGGGTCGAGGCTGCGTGATCCTCGATGCCAGGGTCAGGCTCCACTAGGCCGGCCCGCCCAGCGGAATCCGACACACTTCGCACGGGTAGCGGCCGAGGTCACGAGGGGGCCCGGGGCCTCTATATATTGAGTTCGTGCCACCCAGGTGGCGTGTTCCGAGAAAGGCCCCCGAGATGCTCGCCGTTCTGGCTCGCTTCCTCCCCGGCAGAAAAGATTACAACTTCGGATACTTCAAAGAGGATCTGCTGGCCGGCCTCACCGTTGCGGTAGTCGCCCTCCCGCTTGCCCTCGCGTTCGGTGTTTCTTCGGGCGCCGGCGCCGCCGCCGGCCTCTATACCGCCATCGTTGCCGGCGTTCTGGCTGCTGCCTTCGGCGGTTCCAACCTGCAGGTGAGCGGGCCCACCGGGGCGATGACGGTGGTTCTGCTGCCGATCGTCGCCCGCTACGGCGCCGGCACGCTGCTGTTCGTGGGCGCCCTCGCAGGTCTGATCCTCATCGCCTTCGCCTTCTCTGGTGTCGGCCGCTACGTCAACTACATACCCTGGCCGGTCGTGGCCGGCTTCACCAGCGGCATCGCGGTCATCATCTTCCTCCAGCAGCTGCCGGGTGTGCTCGGTGTGGCATCGGCCCATGGCGAGTCGATCGTGCCGCTGGCGCTCGAGGCCGTTCGGGGGTACGCCGTTGCCCCGACTCTGCCCCCACTGCTGCTGGGCTCGATGACCGTCGTCCTGATGCTCCTCTGGGGCAGAGTACGCGCCTTGCGCGCTGTCCCCGCCAGCATGGCGGCGCTGCTGGCTGTAACGTTGCTGTCGCTCCTTCCCGCGTTCGGGAACGTTCCCCGGATCGGCTCGATTCCGGTGGGCCTGCCGCTCCCCTCGATCCCGGCCATCCCGGCCGCTGACATGGGCGAACTGCTGCGAGCGGCCCTGGCGGTGGCGGTCCTGGCCGCGCTGGAGAGTCTGCTCTCGGCGATGGTGGCCGATGGCATGACCCAGGGACCGCGGAGTGATCCCAACCGGGAGCTGTTCGGCCAGGGCATCGCCAACCTGGGAGCGGCCGTTTTCGGCGGGGTGCCAGCCACCGCGGCGCTGGCCCGCACCGCAGTCAACGTTCGCTCGGGCGCGAGGACACGGCTGGCGGCGATGATCCACGGCTTCACCCTGCTCATCATCGTCCTCTTCCTCGGTTCCCTCGCCGGGGCGGTGCCGTTGGCGGTCCTTGCCGGGATACTCATGGTGGTGGCGGTCAGGATGGTCGAGCCGCATGCGCTCAGGCTCATCCTGCGGGCCAGCAAGGCCGACGGCTTCGTCCTGCTGCTCACCTTCGCGGTGACGATCGCCTTCGACCTGATCCTGGCCATCGAGATAGGCCTCGTGGCCGCCGGCATCCTCTTCATCGTGAGGGTGAGCAGGCTCTTCAGCGTGCAGGTGCAGGCAGAGGAGCCGCTCGTCGCCGATGACCGAGCCCAGCCGCTCCCACGCGAGGTCGTCACCTACCGGATAGACGGGCCGGTGTTCTTCGGCGCCGCCAACCGCTTCCTCGACCAGCTGACGAAGTCGGTCGGCGACATCCGCTTCGTGGTCCTGCGGATGAGGCGGGTGCCACTGATGGACGTTACCGGGGCTTCCGCACTGGAGGCCCTGTCCGAACACCTCTCACGGAGACGCATCGTGCTGCTCGTGGCGGGACTGCAGCCACAGCCGGAGCAGTTGCTCCGGCGCTCGGGCCTGCTGGCGAGACTCGCCGCCGCGGGCCACCACCTCTTCCCAACCACCGACGAAGCGATCGCGTACGCCCGCCGGCAGTTGGAAGACGCGGACGATCGCCAGGAACAGTCGCGGAGGGTGAACGCGGCTGTGACGTCGGGCGATTGACGACCGCCTCTCGGCTCGCGCCTCTGGTTCCGGCTCTCCAGAGCTCGGACAATGGCGGCTCCCTCCATGCAGGTAGCGGGATCCGGGTCTGTCTTGACGTGCGACCGCGCGGCGACTTACGATTCTGACAACTGAATCAGTAGTCAGGTTCTGGTCGCGGCCCCCGGCGGGGTGTAGTGCGCGACCGGCCGCGGAAGGGTCGCTTCATTGCCGGATCTACCCCAGCCCGCCACTGCCAGGGGCGAGGCCACGCGCCGCAAGCTGCTCGACGCCGCCGAACTGGAGTTCGGCGAGAAGGGCTTCCACTCGGCCTCCATCTCGAGCATCACCGGCCGAGCAGGGGTGGCGCAGGGCACCTTCTACCTCTACTTCCCCTCGAAGGAGGAGATCCTGCGCGAGCTCGTGCGCTACATGGGCCGCGAACTCCGGCGCTCGCTGAGCGCTGCGACGGCCCGAGGCCACGACCGGCTCGAAGTGGAGCGGCTGGGCCTGCGGGCGTTCGTCGAGTTCAGCCTTCGGCACGAGAACCTCTACCGGGTCGTGATGCAGTCGCAGTTCGTGGACGAGCAGATCTACCGCGAGTACTACCTCAAGCTCGCTCAGGGTTACAGCGCCGCCCTCGAGCGGGCCCAGCAGGCGGGCGAAGTGAGAAGCGGAGACGCCGAGTCCCAAGCCTGGGCGCTGATGGGACTGGCTCACTTCCTGGGGTTGAGATTCGCTATCTGGGAGAAGCGCGAACCGCCTGCCGAGGCGATGGAGACGCTCTACGCCTTCATCGAAGGCGCCCTCTCACCGGAGGTGAAGGAGCGGTGATCGGCGTGACCGGAATCGGCGTCTACCTTCCCGAAGCGCGGCTGACCGCGGGGCCCATAGCCCAGGCCAGCGGCCTCCCGGAGTGGGTCGTGCAGGAGAAGCTCGGCCTGAGCGCCAAGCCCGTGCCGGGCGAAGACGATCATCCGACCGAGATGGGCGTCCGGGCGGCGCGTGAAGCGCTGAGCGAGGCGGGTGTGACGCCGCAAGCGGTGGACGTGGTCATCTCGATCACCGAGGAGTACAAGGAGTACCCGGTGTGGACAGCCGGCATCAAGCTGGCGCACGACCTGGGAGCGACCAGGGCCTACGCCTTCGACGTCGGGCAGAAGTGCGGTACCGGCGTACTGGCCCTGAAACTCGCCCGTGACCTGCTGAGGTCGGACCCCGAACTCGATACCGTGCTCATCGCGGGCGGCTACCGCAACGGTGACCTCATCGACTTCGCCGACCCGAACGTCCGCTTCATGTACAACCTCGGGGCCGGAGGAGCCGCTGCGGTGGTGCAGCGTGACGCCGGCCGTAACGAGCTCCTCGCTTCGGCCATCCGCACCGACGGCTCGTTCTCCCTCGACGTGCTGGTCCCGGTCGGGGGCACGAAGGAGCCGATCACGGCCCACAACGTCGACCGCTACAGGCTGCAGGTGCCCGACCCTCAGGGGATGAAGGAGCGCCTCGAGCAGAAGTCGCTCGACAACTTCGTACAGGTTGTGCGCGAGGCGGTGGCGAAGTCGGGCTCTGACCTCGCCGACATCGCATACCTGGCGATGCTTCACGTCAAGCCGAGCGCCCATCGCTACCTGCTGGAACAGCTCGGCCTCGACGAGTCCCGCTCGATCTACCTGCGAGATTACGGCCACCTGGGCCAGGTCGATCAGTTCCTCAGCATCAAGCTCGCCCAGGAGGCGGGGAAACTCCGCCAGGGCGACCTGGTGGTGCTGGTCGCCGCCGGTGTCGGGTACGTATGGAACGCGATCTGCCTCCGTTGGGGCGCGCCATGATCCTGGACTTCGCGGCCCGTCGCGCAGAGCTGACGCCGGACCGCCGGGCCGTCTGGTTCGAGGGCCACTGGCACGACTACCGAGAGCTCGACGTACGCGCGCGCCGGCTGGCGGCACGCCTGGCCGAAGCGGGCGTGGGGCCAGGCGACCGGGTGAGCATCCTCGCTCAGAATCACCTCGCACACATCGACCTGATCCTCGCTACCGCCAAGCTGGGCTTCGCCTACACCCCGTTCAATCACCGGCTGGGCGAAGTCGAACTGACCCGTCTGGCCGAATACGCGAAGCCGGCCTTCCTCCTCTTCGACGACACCAACGCCCGGAAGGCCGCGGCCATCAGCGCCGTTCCCCGCCTCCGGCTGAACGAATACGAAGGGTGGCTGGCTGGCGCCGGGACTATAGGTAGCTACCACCGTCCGGAACCGGAAGAGATCCAGATGATCCTCTTCACGGGCGGCACAACGGGCACGCCTAAGGGGGCCATGCTGCCCTACCGGCAGAACTTCTACAACGGCGTCAACACGGTCTTCTCCTGGGGACTGCGCGACGACGACTGCGTCATCCAGGCGACCCCCTGCTTCCACGCCGCCGTCAACGCCTTCACGACACCTCTGCTTCAGCTTGGCGCGCGAGTGGTGATGCAGGGGAGCTTCGACCCGGGCGAGTACCTGAGGCTGGTCGAGGAGCAGCGGGCGACGATCTTGTTCCTGGTGCCAACCATGTACCAGATGCTCGCCAGGCATCCCGAGTTCGAGTCCGCCGACCTCTCCAGCGTGCGCTGGGCGATCTCCGGCGGCGCGCCCTGCCCCGAACCGGTCCGCGAAGCGTTCGCCCAGCGGGGGATCGACTTCAAGCAGGGCTACGGTCTGACCGAGGCCGGCGTCAACTGTTTCGCCATCGAGCTAGAGGAGGCGGCCCTGAGACCGGGCTCTGTGGGCAAGCCGATGCTCCACGCCCGGGCCGCCATCCGCCACCCGTCAGGGGACGAGGTGGGGCCTGGCGAGGTCGGAGAACTCACTCTCGCGGGCCCGCACCTGTTCGCCGGCTACCTGGCCGACCCGGATGCCACCGCCGAGGTGCTCCGGGACGGCTGGCTATGGACCGGAGACCTCGCTCGGGAGGACGAGGAGGGCTACTTCTACCTCGTGGGGAGACGCAAGGAGATGTTCATCTCCGGCGGAGAGAACGTCTTCCCCGTCGAGATCGAGAACGTGCTCTACCGCCATCCCTCGGTCGCGGAGTGCACCGTGGTCGGTGTACCCGACGAGCACTGGGGAGAGGTAGGCGTGGCCGCCGTGGTCCTGGCCGGCGGCCAGGCGCAGGAGCCGGCTCCCCTGATCGACGAGCTGCGTGAGTTCGTGGCCTCGCAGCTGGCCCGTTACAAGGTCCCCAAGCGGTTCATCTTGCTGAGCGAACTGCCCAAGAGCGGAGCCGGCAAGGTGCTCAAGCGCGAGATCGTCGCCATGGCGGGCCGCGAGCAGGAGGGAAGCGGGCGATGAAGCGCTCGTCAGTGCCCGTCTACGGGGTCCGCCTCGCCTACCGGGAAGCGGGCAGTGGGGATCCTCTGCTGCTGGTGCACGGCAACTTCGCCTCTGGACGCTGGTTCGAGGAGCAACTCGACTCGCCACCGGTCGGCTACCGCCTCATCGCGCCCGACCTGCCCAACTTCGGTGAGTCGGACGGGATGCCGGAGGAGATCTCCATCGCCTCCTACGCCCGCTACCTCGCCGGCTTCTGCGACGCCCTGGCGATCGAACGCCTCACCCTGCTGGGACACAGCCTGGGCGGCGCGGTGGCTCAGGCGTTCGCGACAGAACAGCCCGACCGGATCGAGAGGCTCATCCTCGTAGCGTCGGCGGCACCGGACGGCCACGAAACCCCGGCCGAGCACTTCCCCGTCCTGGAGAGCCTGAAGGGGAA
This genomic window from Trueperaceae bacterium contains:
- a CDS encoding SulP family inorganic anion transporter, with product MLAVLARFLPGRKDYNFGYFKEDLLAGLTVAVVALPLALAFGVSSGAGAAAGLYTAIVAGVLAAAFGGSNLQVSGPTGAMTVVLLPIVARYGAGTLLFVGALAGLILIAFAFSGVGRYVNYIPWPVVAGFTSGIAVIIFLQQLPGVLGVASAHGESIVPLALEAVRGYAVAPTLPPLLLGSMTVVLMLLWGRVRALRAVPASMAALLAVTLLSLLPAFGNVPRIGSIPVGLPLPSIPAIPAADMGELLRAALAVAVLAALESLLSAMVADGMTQGPRSDPNRELFGQGIANLGAAVFGGVPATAALARTAVNVRSGARTRLAAMIHGFTLLIIVLFLGSLAGAVPLAVLAGILMVVAVRMVEPHALRLILRASKADGFVLLLTFAVTIAFDLILAIEIGLVAAGILFIVRVSRLFSVQVQAEEPLVADDRAQPLPREVVTYRIDGPVFFGAANRFLDQLTKSVGDIRFVVLRMRRVPLMDVTGASALEALSEHLSRRRIVLLVAGLQPQPEQLLRRSGLLARLAAAGHHLFPTTDEAIAYARRQLEDADDRQEQSRRVNAAVTSGD
- a CDS encoding CBS domain-containing protein; amino-acid sequence: MEGNATVGQLLHEKGYEVWTTSPSTPVFDALEEMARRNVGALVVVNGERIAGVFSERDYARKIILAGRSSKGTTVEEIMTREVVTVGRSATVRECLELMTEKRVRHLPVLDEGRLVGVVSIGDAVKSIIREQESLIEQLQTYITGAI
- a CDS encoding AMP-binding protein; this translates as MERDLPPLGRAMILDFAARRAELTPDRRAVWFEGHWHDYRELDVRARRLAARLAEAGVGPGDRVSILAQNHLAHIDLILATAKLGFAYTPFNHRLGEVELTRLAEYAKPAFLLFDDTNARKAAAISAVPRLRLNEYEGWLAGAGTIGSYHRPEPEEIQMILFTGGTTGTPKGAMLPYRQNFYNGVNTVFSWGLRDDDCVIQATPCFHAAVNAFTTPLLQLGARVVMQGSFDPGEYLRLVEEQRATILFLVPTMYQMLARHPEFESADLSSVRWAISGGAPCPEPVREAFAQRGIDFKQGYGLTEAGVNCFAIELEEAALRPGSVGKPMLHARAAIRHPSGDEVGPGEVGELTLAGPHLFAGYLADPDATAEVLRDGWLWTGDLAREDEEGYFYLVGRRKEMFISGGENVFPVEIENVLYRHPSVAECTVVGVPDEHWGEVGVAAVVLAGGQAQEPAPLIDELREFVASQLARYKVPKRFILLSELPKSGAGKVLKREIVAMAGREQEGSGR
- a CDS encoding GNAT family N-acetyltransferase, with translation MSELKERWHYQAPLPQGAIEAGQVILRDGTTAELRPVSPGDRGLIAEFLSRTSADARNHRFFGEVSMGEAVERLLSSGDVAERAGLLVLAGHGADVRVIAHGSYVRDGEESAEIAFIVDDAYQGKGLATLLLERLALIAARNGIRCFRAPTETGNVRMRDVFRSSGFTVSESHGDGQIEASLSLEPSERSVEQAETRERVATVASLQAFMKPRSVALVGASRDPASISFRILHNLVLDRFDGPVYPVNPRASVVASMPAYESVGSIPGPVDLAIVAVPSSAVLQVARECGEKGVRALLVISAGFAEIGAQGKRLQEELLGITRSYGMRLLGPNCLGLINTAPGVRLNASFAPSFPPHGPVAMASQSGALGLAVLEYAAELGMGLSSFASLGNKADVSGNDLIQYWEDDPDTRVILLYLESFGNPRRFARLARRVGRSKPIVVVKAGRSGAGSRAASSHTAALAASESATQALFEQTGLIRAETLESMFDTASLLASQPLPQGPRVAVVTNAGGPGILAVDGLEATGLEAPEAPEGLRARLRELLPAAASTGNPIDMIASATARNYRDVVSATLDDEGFDSVLVLFTPIGLEDTHEVALAVREAVGDARSRGNGKPVLTCFMGQDPEELALGGERIPSYRFPEAAAQALGRAYRYASWKRSPMGRMPEFPGLALGEARELVREVRERGGGWLSADEVRRLLSSFGLPLLGERLCDTAEGAAAAAAELGFPVAVKLASRTILHKSEWDGVKLGLDSTAEVQEACAAIEERLREAGRLEELDGFLVQQMAPPGVELMIGVAPDPLFGPLVALGLGGIHVEVLRDVVFRITPLTDRDASQMVRGIKGYRLLTGFRGAPPADREALEEALLRVSRMVEELPEIAELDINPVRALEPGRGCVILDARVRLH
- a CDS encoding TetR/AcrR family transcriptional regulator translates to MPDLPQPATARGEATRRKLLDAAELEFGEKGFHSASISSITGRAGVAQGTFYLYFPSKEEILRELVRYMGRELRRSLSAATARGHDRLEVERLGLRAFVEFSLRHENLYRVVMQSQFVDEQIYREYYLKLAQGYSAALERAQQAGEVRSGDAESQAWALMGLAHFLGLRFAIWEKREPPAEAMETLYAFIEGALSPEVKER
- a CDS encoding alpha/beta hydrolase → MKRSSVPVYGVRLAYREAGSGDPLLLVHGNFASGRWFEEQLDSPPVGYRLIAPDLPNFGESDGMPEEISIASYARYLAGFCDALAIERLTLLGHSLGGAVAQAFATEQPDRIERLILVASAAPDGHETPAEHFPVLESLKGNREGLALALAATMPSRRPSWFEGVVDDALALAPHAITGNVRALAEFDVSEEARSYPGPVLVLRGDLDLPHLITEEIARRTAAAYPNSRLELWQGVGHSPQVEAPQRFNRLLAEFLAEVVDD
- a CDS encoding 3-oxoacyl-ACP synthase yields the protein MIGVTGIGVYLPEARLTAGPIAQASGLPEWVVQEKLGLSAKPVPGEDDHPTEMGVRAAREALSEAGVTPQAVDVVISITEEYKEYPVWTAGIKLAHDLGATRAYAFDVGQKCGTGVLALKLARDLLRSDPELDTVLIAGGYRNGDLIDFADPNVRFMYNLGAGGAAAVVQRDAGRNELLASAIRTDGSFSLDVLVPVGGTKEPITAHNVDRYRLQVPDPQGMKERLEQKSLDNFVQVVREAVAKSGSDLADIAYLAMLHVKPSAHRYLLEQLGLDESRSIYLRDYGHLGQVDQFLSIKLAQEAGKLRQGDLVVLVAAGVGYVWNAICLRWGAP